The window GTCAGATTCTACACATGTCGATCTTAACCGATGACGCATGGGAGGCGCCCGGGGTCCAAAAAATACAGCATCGGCCTTGTTTTTCATCTGGTTGATCTGGCAGAACAGCACTCACCGAGAAACGCGATCCCCTCGCTGTCGATTGGCATCACCGCATCCTCCAGGAGCGATAATGCCACCGCGTACGGTGAATGGGTGTGTATAACCGCTCTGGCATCTGTCCTGCGGTATATGGCTCTGTGGACTGGAGTCTCACAGCTCGCGATGCTGTCAGCGGCGCATTCTCTGTGCCTGTCGACGAGTACCACCTGACCCTCGTCTATCTCGTCGAGCATTGAGCCTTTGCAAGGATGACGGAAAAGGAAGTCCAACGATCATGAAAACCTGGATCTCAGATAAATTCGCTGAGATATGCTGTCATCTTTCCTGCGATAACAGGCGTGCGCTTGGACCACCGAACATGCTTTCAGGAGCGCTCTTATGTATTCAGCAACTTGAAGGACATGCGGGCTGGTCGCTGAATGCACTCATTCGCTCACCACGAACGCATAGTGTGACTGGTGCCTCTTCGGGCCAAGTTATCAGATGGATAAGAGCGTTCAGGAATACCGTGCACTGGCGTAACGCGGCATGAATCCATGGGTCGCATGCGTCTCATCCCTTCACACGAGCACACGGCCCGATAACAGGCTCAGTCTCTGGTCGAGCTCGTTCTCCATACGACCAGGTATCTTATTTTGGAGCTGTGCTCAGCCATCGAGGCTGTGATGTACGCATCTCTCAGGTCGTCTCCCCTGGCGAAGACACCATGGCCGC of the Methanothrix sp. genome contains:
- a CDS encoding class II aldolase/adducin family protein is translated as MLDEIDEGQVVLVDRHRECAADSIASCETPVHRAIYRRTDARAVIHTHSPYAVALSLLEDAVMPIDSEGIAFLGECCSARSTR